A region from the Natronorubrum halophilum genome encodes:
- a CDS encoding HIT family protein, which produces MEQVFAPWRIEWIRREEKTPDVDDCVFCELPEQESDRENLLVARSDHAFVLLNNYPYNPGHTMVIPYAHTGDYGDLTDEQLLDHARLKQRTFDALEVALEPDGFNAGLNLGDGAGGSIDDHLHTHVVPRWEGDTNFMPVLSDTSVIIEALEETYDHLHEAFAGQEGAVVPGEDSAVVFE; this is translated from the coding sequence ATGGAGCAGGTGTTTGCCCCGTGGCGGATCGAGTGGATCAGGCGCGAGGAGAAAACCCCCGACGTCGACGACTGCGTCTTCTGTGAACTCCCCGAGCAGGAATCCGACAGGGAGAACCTACTCGTCGCGCGCAGCGACCACGCGTTCGTTCTCCTGAACAACTATCCCTACAACCCGGGCCATACGATGGTGATTCCCTACGCCCACACCGGCGACTACGGCGACCTCACCGACGAACAGTTGCTCGATCACGCCCGCTTGAAACAGCGCACCTTCGACGCGCTCGAGGTCGCCCTCGAACCGGACGGGTTCAACGCCGGCCTGAACCTCGGTGACGGGGCCGGCGGCTCCATCGACGACCACCTGCACACCCACGTCGTCCCGCGCTGGGAGGGCGACACCAACTTCATGCCCGTCCTGAGCGACACGTCGGTGATCATCGAAGCGCTCGAGGAGACCTACGACCACCTGCACGAGGCGTTCGCCGGGCAAGAGGGTGCCGTCGTGCCGGGCGAAGACAGCGCCGTCGTTTTCGAGTGA